One segment of Sulfobacillus thermosulfidooxidans DSM 9293 DNA contains the following:
- a CDS encoding helix-turn-helix domain-containing protein, giving the protein MQKLAVTYPRMIHYRYLKEGRKLTRMAEPYSVGHRIRFYREHLGWSQTQLARKVALSQKQLSRIEQSQVMDLSRDLVILIGRALKQPVINGELNQWLYHFGYRGYVEPLLDLPDEYRLWLSRFDPFPAALLDIGWFLRDWNVTMARLFQVSQGALQGLERNLIVQLFAPDALLAEQWPKELLTRMLHRLIVQWQPYENEPWLNRLKNDICQRTKIPWETLINTYCQGLVGTIPSTSEVVVLRAHDDHRILRFRSNLVPIPNRPDLIITHYYPIDVVTEKWCWQDFSG; this is encoded by the coding sequence ATGCAAAAGCTGGCCGTGACCTATCCGCGAATGATACACTATCGATATCTTAAGGAGGGCCGCAAACTCACGAGAATGGCTGAACCTTATTCCGTTGGGCATCGGATACGATTTTACCGCGAACACTTGGGATGGTCACAAACGCAATTAGCACGCAAAGTTGCCCTATCACAAAAACAGCTTTCGCGGATTGAACAATCGCAAGTCATGGACTTATCCCGTGATTTGGTCATCCTTATTGGACGGGCGTTAAAACAGCCGGTTATCAACGGCGAACTGAATCAGTGGCTGTATCATTTCGGTTATCGCGGTTATGTTGAACCGTTGTTGGATTTACCAGACGAATACCGTTTATGGCTATCCCGTTTTGATCCCTTTCCGGCTGCCCTTTTAGATATCGGGTGGTTTCTTCGAGATTGGAATGTGACCATGGCACGTCTTTTTCAGGTATCTCAGGGAGCCTTACAGGGGCTGGAACGCAATTTAATCGTGCAATTATTTGCTCCCGATGCACTGTTGGCTGAACAGTGGCCAAAAGAACTGTTGACACGTATGCTGCATCGTCTCATCGTTCAATGGCAACCCTACGAAAACGAACCCTGGCTTAACCGCTTAAAAAATGATATTTGCCAGCGAACAAAGATTCCGTGGGAGACACTGATTAACACCTATTGTCAGGGGCTAGTGGGAACTATTCCGTCAACATCTGAAGTCGTCGTGCTAAGAGCTCACGATGACCATCGGATTTTGCGTTTTCGTTCCAATTTGGTGCCCATTCCCAATCGCCCCGATCTTATTATTACGCATTACTATCCGATTGATGTCGTCACAGAAAAATGGTGTTGGCAGGACTTTAGCGGATAG
- a CDS encoding 2-hydroxyacid dehydrogenase, producing the protein MTYREQNRPLVISFAQQPLIRQMVSHFPLLDVRFVDDIAASQRLGIYDQAVCMIAAGNPVNSHTLTPWHHLQFVQTLGSGYNNLDMVELRRRGIVAAHNPGHNAHAVAEHVLMSAMYLLRNMAAAHQMVTQARFSDRQRLAGQIQDLNGLTLGIYGFGYIGKALARLSLPFDVHILYHQRHPVPDWERQYGVQYVSADDIWRSSDIVVLTVPLTEATYHLVSNLQFDMMKSTAIVINVGRGPVVDEKALAQALIDQKIAGAALDVFESEPIDPNSPLLHLPEPIRHRVLFSPHVSGVTRQALQKMIKGALDNVQRFVNHEPLLHQLLPEEHINPWDWRDGVLQRLSASHPSGESVDIH; encoded by the coding sequence ATGACTTATCGCGAACAAAACCGACCCTTGGTCATCTCTTTCGCCCAACAACCTCTCATCCGGCAAATGGTGAGCCATTTTCCGTTATTGGATGTCCGGTTTGTGGATGATATTGCGGCGTCGCAAAGACTGGGAATTTATGATCAGGCCGTGTGCATGATCGCTGCGGGCAACCCAGTTAATAGCCATACCTTAACACCCTGGCATCATCTTCAGTTTGTCCAGACACTTGGATCAGGATATAACAATCTTGACATGGTGGAATTACGAAGACGGGGAATTGTGGCGGCTCATAATCCGGGTCATAACGCCCATGCTGTGGCGGAACATGTATTAATGTCAGCCATGTATTTATTAAGAAACATGGCAGCCGCCCATCAGATGGTTACACAAGCTCGGTTTTCGGATCGCCAGCGTCTGGCAGGACAAATTCAGGATCTCAACGGGTTGACTCTGGGTATTTATGGTTTTGGCTACATTGGGAAAGCCTTAGCCCGGTTGTCACTGCCCTTTGATGTACACATTCTCTATCATCAACGACATCCTGTGCCGGATTGGGAACGTCAATATGGCGTTCAATATGTATCGGCTGATGATATTTGGCGATCATCGGATATTGTTGTGTTGACTGTGCCGTTAACGGAAGCGACGTATCACTTAGTCTCGAATTTGCAATTCGATATGATGAAGTCAACGGCTATTGTGATTAATGTTGGGCGGGGGCCCGTGGTGGATGAAAAGGCCTTGGCGCAGGCTCTTATTGACCAAAAAATTGCCGGTGCCGCGTTAGATGTGTTTGAATCCGAACCTATTGATCCCAATAGTCCCTTATTACACCTGCCCGAGCCTATTCGCCATCGGGTTCTCTTTTCACCTCATGTGTCCGGTGTAACCCGTCAAGCATTACAGAAAATGATCAAGGGAGCCTTAGATAATGTGCAACGATTCGTAAACCACGAGCCCTTATTGCATCAGTTACTCCCTGAAGAACATATTAACCCTTGGGATTGGCGAGACGGCGTCCTCCAAAGACTATCTGCCAGCCATCCGAGTGGGGAATCAGTGGACATCCATTAA
- a CDS encoding formate--tetrahydrofolate ligase, producing MMSQDLKPITEIATQIGLSRSDIVQYGTFKAKIPLDIVYQQPRRAKLVLVTSINPTPAGEGKTTMSVGLSQALHRIGVNATAVLREPSMGPTFGMKGGATGGGASRVEPSTAINLHFTGDFHAITAAHNLLAALIDNELFHGSRLHLDPKRVLWKRVLDVNDRALRHIIVGLGGPGQGVVRETGFDITAASEVMAVLTLARDLPDLKTRLSKMVIASQGHDMITVADLGAEDALTAILDEAMMPNLVQTREQTPVIMHGGPFANIAHGCNSIVATEAGLRLSDVVITEAGFGADLGAEKFLDIKAPEANLAPDLAVVVVTLRALRYHGGQSLREINRPNLDALHSGMANLNKHLENLRRFGLPIVVAINQFPADTEEEIEWLLKELADHGVPAALADVFGQGGFGGERLAHLVMQQLDETSSHYAPLYEKTESLEQKIEKIVTSIYGGSGVDYAPAALKTLARLHTWGEDALRVCIAKTQYSLSDNPKLLGRPEGFRVTIRDIDIARGAGYIVPLAGDMIRMPGLPKDPAAYRVHVDDDGMVTGIE from the coding sequence ATGATGAGTCAAGATTTAAAGCCGATTACTGAGATTGCTACGCAAATCGGATTATCCCGATCCGATATTGTGCAATATGGTACGTTTAAAGCCAAAATTCCCTTGGACATCGTTTATCAACAACCCCGTCGTGCCAAATTAGTTTTGGTCACCTCGATTAATCCCACACCCGCTGGGGAAGGCAAAACAACCATGTCTGTGGGGTTATCCCAAGCGCTTCACCGGATCGGCGTCAACGCTACGGCTGTGCTGCGTGAACCGTCTATGGGACCCACTTTTGGTATGAAAGGCGGTGCAACGGGTGGGGGTGCATCTCGGGTGGAACCATCGACCGCCATCAATTTGCATTTTACCGGGGATTTTCATGCGATTACGGCTGCCCATAATCTGTTAGCGGCCCTCATTGACAATGAATTATTTCACGGGAGCCGTCTGCACCTTGATCCCAAACGCGTGTTATGGAAACGTGTACTAGATGTAAATGACCGTGCTTTACGCCATATAATTGTCGGACTTGGTGGACCGGGACAAGGTGTGGTGCGCGAAACCGGTTTTGATATTACCGCAGCATCCGAAGTAATGGCGGTTCTGACATTGGCCCGTGACTTACCAGACCTTAAGACACGGTTAAGTAAAATGGTTATTGCCAGTCAAGGCCATGACATGATTACGGTGGCCGACCTGGGGGCTGAGGATGCATTGACCGCTATTTTGGATGAGGCCATGATGCCTAATTTGGTTCAAACGCGTGAACAGACACCCGTCATTATGCATGGCGGTCCTTTTGCTAATATTGCGCACGGTTGTAATAGTATTGTGGCCACTGAAGCGGGTTTGCGATTGTCGGATGTGGTTATCACAGAGGCCGGGTTCGGAGCCGATTTGGGGGCAGAGAAATTTCTTGACATTAAAGCTCCAGAAGCGAACTTGGCGCCAGATTTGGCTGTCGTTGTCGTGACCTTGCGTGCTCTCCGCTACCACGGAGGTCAATCATTACGGGAGATTAATCGACCTAATTTGGACGCGTTGCATTCGGGTATGGCCAATTTGAATAAGCACCTTGAGAACCTGCGTCGCTTTGGGTTACCGATCGTGGTGGCTATTAATCAATTTCCTGCGGATACCGAAGAAGAAATCGAGTGGTTACTGAAAGAATTGGCCGATCATGGTGTTCCTGCGGCCTTGGCCGATGTTTTTGGCCAGGGAGGATTCGGAGGAGAACGGCTGGCTCATTTGGTTATGCAGCAGTTGGATGAAACGAGTAGTCACTACGCTCCCCTTTACGAGAAGACCGAATCATTAGAACAGAAAATAGAAAAAATTGTCACCTCAATTTATGGGGGAAGTGGCGTGGATTACGCCCCCGCCGCGTTGAAAACATTGGCTCGCCTTCATACTTGGGGAGAAGACGCTTTGCGGGTATGCATTGCTAAAACCCAATACTCGTTAAGTGACAACCCCAAACTTCTGGGGCGCCCTGAAGGATTTCGTGTGACGATTCGCGATATCGATATTGCTCGTGGGGCGGGGTATATTGTGCCCTTAGCAGGAGATATGATTCGTATGCCCGGATTACCTAAAGACCCCGCTGCGTACCGGGTGCATGTAGATGATGACGGCATGGTCACAGGAATTGAATGA
- a CDS encoding HAD-IA family hydrolase, with the protein MVLKSVIFDVDGTLADTEKDGHLWAFNHVFQQWNLPFRWSISLYRDLLKIPGGQERLTYYQTQHPERVSLSAAQIAEIHQMKTSLFIQRVWAGAIPLRVGVRSLVSECYERHIPVAIATTTQYANVEALLLTHFGPQWRKIFPVVVAGDHVAKKKPHPCVYHQCLQQLGVAPDEAVALEDSAVGLTAAQQAGIPTVVTMNIWTYHQRFTGALGVLTGLGTHKDPAFGRGPRHWGRYCVTPKLLEEWLTQ; encoded by the coding sequence ATGGTGCTAAAAAGTGTGATATTTGATGTTGACGGAACTTTAGCAGATACCGAAAAAGATGGGCATCTTTGGGCCTTTAATCATGTGTTCCAACAATGGAATTTGCCATTCCGGTGGTCGATTTCCCTGTATCGCGATTTGTTAAAAATACCTGGAGGACAAGAACGCTTAACCTATTATCAAACGCAGCATCCCGAACGGGTTTCGCTATCCGCTGCGCAAATTGCTGAAATTCACCAGATGAAGACATCGCTTTTTATTCAACGGGTCTGGGCTGGTGCTATTCCATTACGTGTTGGGGTTCGGTCTCTGGTTTCGGAGTGTTACGAACGGCATATTCCGGTGGCGATAGCGACGACGACGCAATATGCCAATGTCGAGGCATTACTGCTGACACATTTTGGCCCGCAATGGCGAAAGATTTTTCCGGTTGTCGTGGCTGGCGATCATGTGGCAAAGAAAAAGCCGCACCCATGCGTTTATCATCAATGTTTACAACAGTTAGGAGTCGCTCCAGATGAGGCCGTGGCCTTAGAAGACTCCGCCGTTGGCTTAACGGCTGCACAACAAGCGGGTATTCCAACCGTCGTGACGATGAATATTTGGACCTACCATCAACGTTTCACGGGGGCGTTAGGCGTCTTGACTGGTCTTGGAACCCACAAAGACCCGGCCTTCGGACGAGGTCCTCGCCATTGGGGACGTTATTGCGTTACTCCTAAACTCCTTGAGGAGTGGTTGACTCAATGA